From a region of the Trichoderma atroviride chromosome 6, complete sequence genome:
- a CDS encoding uncharacterized protein (EggNog:ENOG41) translates to MPGSPRTPRHSRNSSAIDSFAGSPQIRRYSRSSTQDAATSFNHSPSHDALDLSVLGGGGSGANGMGNLADELADAFSDSGEEGDYDPEPTDQAEHTNDASRGATTNDEARKKEADAASLLSPRAKGHQRKTSLYDGSDYGSDSDLDIAGIPPSLMAKIDAVENLTIRGTDNFGGTADDVLTRVIQELRDLGSQSSVEGSASRLITAHSALTTHLAHQTRQLHNLTFPLLSPLAPAPDAETIETLEPLLVSLTEDMPRPSTSAFNSLTALHSITSELIQSLSYLSDTLHMSRQTTAAASRRLKSAKELVAEIRKEDDLREQGEEWLTRGNWGERLEKRECASVCGEVIGGFEDVCNSWRERLLAQAESQA, encoded by the exons ATGCCCGGGTCGCCGCGAACTCCACGACACTCTCGCAACTCATCAGCAATCGACAGCTTTGCGGGCTCCCCCCAAATTCGACGGTATTCGAGATCCTCCACGCAAGATGCGGCAACGTCGTTCAACCACAGCCCAAGCCATGATGCTCTCGATCTCTCAGTACTAGGCGGTGGCGGATCAGGGGCCAACGGAATGGGGAACTTAGCTGATGAGTTGGCGGACGCATTTTCCGATTCAGGGGAAGAGGGCGACTACGATCCCGAGCCGACAGACCAGGCAGAACACACCAACGACGCATCACGAGGCGCAACGACAAACGATgaggcaagaaagaaagaagccgATGCGGCGAGCTTGCTCTCCCCTCGCGCAAAGGGTCACCAGAGAAAAACCAGTCTATATGATGGCAGTGACTATGGCTCGGACTCAGACCTTGACATTGCCGGCATACCCCCCAGCTTGATGGCCAAGATTGACGCTGTCGAAAACCTCACCATTCGCGGGACGGATAACTTCGGAGGCACAGCAGACGACGTACTGACGCGGGTAATTCAGGAGCTGCGTGACTTGGGATCGCAATCCAGCGTCGAAGGCAGCGCTTCAAG ACTTATAACAGCACACTCTGCGTTGACGACGCATCTTGCACACCAGACTCGTCAACTTCACAACCTCACCTTTCCCTTGCTATCTCCACTAGCACCGGCTCCTGACGCTGAAACGATTGAAACGCTTGAGCCGCTACTGGTATCTCTGACAGAAGACATGCCACGACCATCGACGTCGGCGTTCAACTCTCTCACAGCGCTACATTCCATCACATCGGAATTAATACAGTCGCTGAGTTACCTCTCGGATACGCTGCACATGTCCCGCCAGACAACGGCCGCGGCCAGCCGCAGACTGAAGAGCGCAAAGGAGCTCGTTGCCGAAATCAGGAAAGAGGATGACTTGAGAGAACAAGGGGAGGAGTGGCTGACTAGAGGAAACTGGGGCGAGCGGTTGGAGAAAAGGGAGTGTGCAAGCGTCTGCGGAGAAGTGATTGGCGGGTTTGAAGATGTCTGCAATTCCTGGAGAGAGCGGCTGCTGGCCCAGGCCGAATCCCAGGCGTAA
- a CDS encoding uncharacterized protein (EggNog:ENOG41~TransMembrane:8 (i180-199o205-222i229-249o255-274i286-306o331-356i401-421o427-446i)~BUSCO:EOG092D3223), with protein sequence MDEETNSTTPISTPGTRSSGNVDRLPAAAEADLASPLSSSPLDAEILDSPTLSATTPKSHRLSRNPSFSGSSSTYQDDWDTLPPLDRLTVLDLLDNFALPQQLEKLQRGISAQTDKVRRSRDAFKSKTQLARDRMVEEWRRRVPSADEQLERYRKRMRERVEKLGKQWNNTKAISLREKISFICGVMNIFASGYLMGGFPEWFHIWYTVQLIYFMPIRIFTYKRRGMHYFLADLCYFVNVLLFLSLWAFPQSKRLFTAAYCLSYGNNAVAIIMWRNSLVFHSFDKVTSLFIHIMPCATLHCVVHLYPPAEQMIRFPAIYAIKYSVPGSPTAYANVFSMLAWSTLPYAIWQLSYYFFITVRRRDKIAAGRLTSFTWLRRSYAKTWIGKFVLARPAALQEPTFMIIQYFYAVLTILPCPLWFLSRWASTVFLLVVFGWSIYNGATFYIDVFGKRFQKELEAMRADVIKWQSNPETLLQSPHMTPVQGGTSLDAQLAASPLAPSPMRPTAGKDRTTSLDHIPMLDETSKVSATGVDRGDEGVARERKVGED encoded by the coding sequence ATGGACGAAGAAACCAACTCGACCACTCCCATTTCAACGCCGGGCACCAGGTCGTCCGGCAATGTCGACCGCCTTCCAGCCGCTGCAGAGGCGGATCTTGCCTCTCCTCTGAGCTCGTCACCCCTCGACGCCGAGATCCTCGATTCCCCAACCCTCAGCGCCACGACGCCCAAGAGCCACAGGCTGTCAAGGAATCCGTCCTTctccggcagcagcagcacctaCCAAGATGACTGGGACACGCTGCCGCCGCTTGATCGATTGACCGTCCTCGACCTCCTGGACAACTTTGCcctgccgcagcagctcgagaagctccagAGGGGCATTTCCGCCCAGACCGACAAGGTTCGACGATCAAGAGATGCCTTCAAATCCAAGACCCAGCTGGCCCGCGACCGAATGGTGGAAGAATGGAGGCGACGCGTCCCCTCGGCCGACGAGCAGCTCGAGCGATACAGGAAGCGCATGAGGGAGCGAGTTGAGAAGCTCGGCAAGCAATGGAACAATACCAAGGCCATCAGCCTCCGAGAAAAGATATCCTTCATTTGCGGCGTTATGAACATCTTTGCAAGCGGATACCTTATGGGTGGTTTTCCTGAATGGTTCCACATCTGGTATACTGTCCAGCTCATATACTTTATGCCCATCCGTATCTTCACCTACAAGCGCCGTGGAATGCACTACTTCTTGGCCGACCTCTGCTATTTTGTCAATGTGCTGCTTTTTCTCAGTCTGTGGGCCTTTCCCCAATCGAAACGGCTCTTCACGGCGGCGTACTGTCTCTCTTATGGCAACAATGCTGTGGCAATCATCATGTGGCGTAACTCCCTGGTATTCCACAGCTTTGACAAAGTCACATCTCTCTTCATACACATCATGCCGTGCGCTACGCTCCACTGCGTTGTGCACCTCTACCCGCCTGCAGAACAGATGATACGGTTCCCAGCCATCTACGCCATCAAGTATTCGGTCCCTGGATCGCCGACGGCGTATGCCAATGTCTTCTCCATGCTTGCGTGGAGCACCCTCCCCTATGCAATCTGGCAACTAAGCTACTACTTCTTCATCACTGTGCGCCGAAGAGACAagattgctgctggccgtctCACGTCCTTCACCTGGCTTCGAAGATCCTATGCCAAGACCTGGATTGGCAAAttcgtcctcgcccgccCTGCCGCGCTGCAAGAGCCCACGTTTATGATAATTCAGTACTTTTACGCTGTGCTCACTATCCTCCCCTGCCCGCTCTGGTTCCTTAGCCGATGGGCTTCCACCGTATTCCTCCTCGTTGTGTTTGGCTGGAGTATCTACAACGGTGCCACCTTTTACATCGATGTTTTTGGCAAGCGCTTCCAGAAAGAGCTCGAGGCGATGCGAGCAGACGTCATCAAGTGGCAGAGCAACCCAGAGACGCTGCTCCAGTCTCCTCATATGACTCCGGTGCAAGGTGGCACAAGTTTAGACGCACAGTTGGCGGCTTCGCCTCTGGCACCGTCACCAATGCGACCGACTGCCGGAAAGGATCGAACTACGAGCCTGGACCATATACCCATGCTGGATGAGACTTCCAAGGTCAGCGCAACTGGAGTGGACAGAGGAGACGAAGGCGTGGCGAGGGAACGGAAAGTAGGCGAAGATTAA
- a CDS encoding uncharacterized protein (BUSCO:EOG092D48PX) yields MTTFRRFRPDDVNKFSKCNLDPLTETYELNFYLQYHAKWPSLFQVCEDSEGNIVGYIMGKVESSPDAYKFSEHYLPWHAHITALTVAPEARRQGIGKILVEQLEAAADTHNTWFMDLFVRSSNAKAIAFYKELGYSVFRVVKDYYGEHATDPDKDSEDAFDMRKSMKRDAKHEHVRADGEQHEVHPEDVW; encoded by the exons ATGACCACATTCCGGCGCTTTCGACCAGATGATGTCAACAAGTTTTCAAAATGCAATCTGGATCCCTTAACAGAGACGTATGAGCTCAATTTCTATCTTCAGTACCATGCAAAATGGCCCTCTCTGTTTCAGGTATGCGAGGATTCAGAAGGAAACATTGTCGGATACA TCATGGGAAAGGTTGAATCATCGCCAGACGCATACAAATTTTCAGAGCATTATCTTCCCTGGCACGCCCACATTACAGCCCTGACTGTAGCTCCGGAAGCAAGAAGACAGGGCATTGGCAAAATCTTGgtcgagcagctggaagccgCAGCAGATACTCACAACACATGGTTTATGGACTTGTTTgttcgcagcagcaacgcaaAGGCCATTGCGTTCTACAAAGAACTGGGCTATAGTGTCTTCCGTGTTGTCAAGGACTACTATGGCGAGCATGCCACGGATCCTGACAAGGACAGCGAAGATGCGTTTGACATGCGCAAATCCATGAAGAGAGATGCAAAGCACGAGCATGTCAGAGCCGATGGCGAGCAGCACGAGGTACACCCAGAGGATGTTTGGTGA
- a CDS encoding uncharacterized protein (BUSCO:EOG092D05LP) produces the protein MGKLIRLELHNFKSYKGHHTLLFGDSYFTSIIGPNGSGKSNSMDAISFVLGIKSSHLRSTHLKELVYRGRVLKTSKINDDGSAQAPADTSNFADDDKASRGDPKTAWVMAVYEDDAGEEQRWKRTITSQGASEYRINERVVTAQQYNEALEAENILIKARNFLVFQGDVEAIASQSPQDLTRLIEQISGSLEYKSEYEKLQAEAEQAIENQNFQFHRRRGINSEIKQYREQKKEADSFQKKTEERDAAIVTHCLWKLFHFQKAMDDSSAAIQDHHENLKEFRRNVQAFENRLEEARREQSAVQKQVNKVEKDIKHAERNIEDKENALVPFDEKIHESTQQIEKLQTQSQKVSKELEEQTDIVQKVNKDIASVKKAQDVFEKDVKEQLKKTGREISDDDRKEYNALRGQVLARSGSNQAKLENLERQRKADEVTVNSLKGKVDSVSAAIEKMEAELTSIGERRSSAESATKDITHEITTKKKEFNQLQSERVRANQKRTELEEKLEDVARKLREADDGRRQNDRETRMKEMVTTLKRIFPGVRGRVGNLCTPKQKKYDEAVIVALGRDFDSVVVDTEKTGVECVQYLKEQRFSPMTFIPLDNIKVNAVNTAIKGFPGARLTIDTINFEPAVERAMSYACGSSVVCDTLDIAKHICYEKKIPVKAVTLEGYIIHKAGLMTGGRGPEPKGGKRKFEEADVQNLQRMAAKLKSEIDRLPKADRRGTQEESLQIELNGFERQLAATRDELAALNKNWTSKKRELDSQKKQLQELQPKYETQTAQLDRTKDTVQEFRDAIARVEDEVFAGFCKKLGYSDIRAYDASQGKLEQEISEKRNQYEVQRQRLETRLNWEVSRHSDTEARIKRIQDQVKRLKHDVKAYNREKAEIEESKREDQDELDALGETLEELKAELSEKNQGVSEAKAELQKRSKDIEACQREINALETTVQKNSAGKSALLRRCRLEQIQIPLTEGALDNLPTQDDLLRQDPDAMDVDGGDDEMMDIALDDHGIEIDFDGLDEDLKESGEPSVEDTLTEKISSLTAELEKLNPNMRAMERLESVETRLKQTDQEYEDSKTTAHKAKEAFNNVKQRRYELFNKAFVHISDQITNVYKDLTRSDAYPLGGQAYLDIEEDTDMPYLSGIKFHAMPPLKRFRDMEHLSGGEKTMAALALLFAIHSYQPSPFFVLDEVDAALDNANVDKIKKYIREHSGPGMQFIVISLKAGLFQDSESLVGVYRDQEVNSSRTLTLDLRKYA, from the exons ATGGGCAAACTCATTCGTCTTGAGTTGCACA ACTTCAAGTCCTACAAGGGCCACCATACTCTCCTATTCGGCGATTCCTACTTCACCTCGATTATTGGGCCCAATGGATCGGGCAAATCCAATTC TATGGACGCCATCTCCTTTGTCCTTGGCATCAAATCCTCTCATTTGCGCTCTACGCACCTCAAGGAGCTTGTCTACCGTGGGCGCGTTCTGAAGACGTCTAAGATCAACGATGATGGGTCCGCCCAGGCGCCTGCCGATACGAGCAACTTTGCCGACGACGATAAGGCGTCTCGAGGAGACCCAAAGACCGCTTGGGTCATGGCTGTATATGAAGACGACGCCGGAGAggagcagagatggaagagaacCATCACTAGCCAGGGAGCTAGCGAATACCGGATCAACGAGCGAGTGGTTACGGCTCAGCAATACAATGAGGCTCTAGAAGCGGAAAACATCCTGATCAAGGCGCGCaatttcctcgtcttccaagGAGATGTCGAGGCTATTGCCTCACAATCTCCCCAAGACCTTACACGCCTCATTGAACAGATATCGGGAAGCTTGGAATACAAGTCCGAGTACGAAAAACtccaggccgaggccgagcaaGCCATCGAAAACCAAAACTTCCAGTTTCACCGCCGTCGTGGCATCAACTCCGAAATTAAACAATACCGTgagcaaaagaaggaggCAGATAGCTTTCAAAAGAAAACTGAGGAAAGAGATGCGGCCATTGTCACGCACTGCCTGTGGAAGCTTTTCCATTTTCAGAAAGCCATGGACGATTCCAGTGCCGCCATCCAAGATCATCATGAAAACTTGAAAGAGTTTCGAAGAAATGTACAAGCGTTTGAGAATCGACTTGAGGAAGCTCGAAGAGAACAATCTGCTGTCCAGAAGCAGGTAAACAAGGTGGAAAAGGATATCAAGCACGCGGAAAGGAACATCGAGGATAAAGAGAATGCTCTGGTTCCATTTGACGAGAAGATCCATGAGTCTACGCAGCAAATTGAAAAGCTACAGACTCAGTCGCAGAAAGTTagcaaagagcttgaagagcaaACTGATATTGTTCAGAAAGTCAACAAGGATATTGCGAGCGTCAAGAAGGCCCAGGATGTTTTTGAGAAAGATGTCAaagagcagctgaagaagactgGCCGAGAAATAAGTGACGATGACCGCAAAGAGTACAACGCGCTCCGAGGACAGGTTTTGGCCCGCTCTGGTTCCAACCAGGCAAAACTGGAAAACCTTGAGCGGCAGAGGAAGGCGGATGAGGTCACCGTTAACAGTCTCAAGGGCAAGGTAGATAGTGTCTCCGCTGCCATTGAGAAAATGGAGGCAGAGCTTACCAGCATCGGAGAAAGGCGAAGCTCGGCGGAATCCGCAACAAAAGACATCACTCATGAAATTaccaccaagaagaaggagttCAATCAGCTTCAGTCTGAGCGAGTGCGAGCCAACCAGAAACGGACTGAGCTCGAAGAGAAGCTCGAAGATGTTGCGAGAAAGCTGAGAGAGGCCGACgatggccgccgccaaaatGACAGGGAGACGCGCATGAAAGAAATGGTGACGACTTTGAAACGCATCTTTCCTGGAGTTCGTGGCCGCGTTGGAAATCTGTGTACACCCAAACAAAAGAAGTACGACGAGGCCGTTATTGTTGCCTTGGGAAGAGACTTTGACTCTGTGGTTGTCGATACAGAGAAAACCGGTGTGGAATGTGTTCAGTATCTGAAAGAGCAGAGATTCTCCCCCATGACTTTTATCCCGCTCGACAATATCAAGGTCAATGCTGTCAACACCGCCATCAAGGGCTTTCCCGGCGCCAGACTCACAATCGATACCATCAACTTTGAACCAGCAGTCGAAAGAGCCATGTCATACGCATGTGGTAGCTCTGTGGTCTGCGACACACTTGACATCGCCAAACACATCTGTTACGAGAAGAAGATACCGGTCAAGGCCGTTACACTGGAGGGATACATTATCCACAAAGCCGGCTTAATGACGGGCGGTCGTGGTCCTGAACCCAAAGGCGGAAAGCGAAAGttcgaagaagctgatgtTCAGAATCTTCAGCGAATGGCGGCCAAGTTGAAGAGCGAGATCGATCGTCTACCAAAAGCGGATCGTCGGGGGACTCAGGAAGAATCTCTACAGATCGAGCTTAACGGGTTCGAACGGCAACTAGCAGCTACCAGAGACGAGTTGGCAGCGTTGAACAAGAACTGGACAAGCAAGAAGCGCGAACTCGACAGCCAAAAGAAGCAGCTACAGGAACTTCAGCCCAAATACGAAACCCAAACAGCGCAACTGGATCGCACCAAGGACACAGTCCAAGAGTTCCGCGACGCTATTGCGCGTGTGGAGGATGAAGTCTTTGCTGGATTCTGCAAGAAGCTTGGATACAGTGATATTCGTGCATACGACGCTTCCCAAGGTAAATTAGAACAAGAGATTTCCGAGAAGCGCAACCAGTACGAAGTCCAGAGGCAGAGACTGGAAACTCGACTCAACTGGGAAGTTTCACGCCACAGCGATACCGAAGCACGCATCAAAAGAATACAAGATCAAGTGAAGCGACTCAAACACGACGTGAAGGCTTACAACAGAGAGAAGGCTGAAATCGAAGAGTCGAAGCGCGAAGACCAAGATGAGCTGGACGCCCTTGGAGAGACCCTCGAGGAGCTGAAGGCTGAGCTGTCGGAGAAGAACCAGGGGGTTAGCGAGGCTAAAGCAGAGCTACAGAAGCGTAGTAAAGATATCGAAGCCTGCCAACGAGAGATCAACGCCCTGGAAACAACCGTGCAGAAGAATAGCGCTGGCAAGTCTGCGTTGCTCCGACGATGTCGGCTCGAGCAGATTCAGATTCCATTGACAGAGGGAGCTCTGGACAACTTACCGACGCAAGATGACTTGCTACGACAGGATCCAGATGCTATGGACGTCGATggcggagatgatgagatgatggacaTCGCGCTCGATGACCACGGTATTGAAATCGATTTCGACGGCCTTGACGAGGACCTCAAAGAATCCGGGGAACCTAGCGTTGAGGACACGCTGACAGAGAAGATTTCATCCCTCACAGCAGAATTGGAAAAACTGAATCCCAACATGAGAGCCATGGAGCGATTAGAAAGCGTCGAGACGAGGCTCAAACAGACAGATCAAGAATACGAGGACTCCAAAACAACAGCAcacaaggccaaggaagctTTCAACAATGTCAAGCAGCGAAGATATGAACTATTCAACAAGGCCTTTGTTCACATTTCGGACCAAATAACGAACGTGTACAAGGACCTTACCCGATCTGACGCTTATCCGCTAGGTGGCCAGGCATACTTGGATATTGAAGAAGACACTGATATGCCGTATCTGTCAGGCATCAAGTTCCATGCCATGCCCCCGCTCAAGAGATTCCGAGACATGGAGCATCTTTCCGGCGGTGAGAAGACCATGGCAGCATTGGCACTTCTCTTTGCCATCCACAGCTACCAGCCAAGTCCCTTCTTTGTCCTGGACGAGGTGGACGCTGCATTGGACAATGCCAATGTGGATAAAATCAAGAAGTACATTCGGGAACATTCCGGCCCTGGCATGCAGTTCATCGTCATCAGTTTGAAGGCAGGCCTGTTCCAGGACAGTGAGAGTCTTGTGGGCGTTTATCGTGACCAGGAGGTCAACAGCTCTCGGACATTAACATTGGAT CTTAGGAAATATGCTTGA